One Bufo gargarizans isolate SCDJY-AF-19 chromosome 3, ASM1485885v1, whole genome shotgun sequence DNA segment encodes these proteins:
- the LOC122933101 gene encoding olfactory receptor 6B1-like: MVNQSNVLEFVLLGFPGIAEKFHIAISMSFFLIYNVSLFSNVIVIGLIIFLEHLHQPMYIIIGNLALSDLIFDTLTLPKIIAKYWFGDSSLSFIFCFFQMFFVHTLGSLDSFIIMLMAIDRFVAICRPLHYCSIITNRVVLLFCFIFWLITSVIGIAIAIMGASLPYCGPNEIKNCFCSLTPVAILSCVNSFTTRRNVFNIALVVHLLPLSFIIFSYVFIIWKIHLMAGENWQKVFYTCTTHGLVIFLYFVPRLAVYAYNQFQLFSNADVNVLLICIYTFVPHFTSPIIFCLRTEEIKNTVKKVFQNLFSLKKRR, encoded by the coding sequence ATGGTCAATCAAAGCAACGTCTTAGAGTTTGTCCTTCTCGGATTTCCCGGCATCGCTGAAAAATTTCATATAGCTATTTCTATGAGCTTCTTTCTGATCTACAATGTCTCGTTGTTCTCCAATGTTATAGTGATAGGTCTGATAATTTTTCTAGAACACCTGCATCAACCCATGTACATCATCATCGGAAACCTGGCTCTCTCTGACCTCATATTTGACACACTGACCTTACCAAAAATCATTGCCAAGTATTGGTTTGGTGATAGTTCCTTGTCCttcattttttgcttttttcagaTGTTTTTTGTCCATACTTTGGGCTCCCTAGACTCATTTATTATCATGCTGATGGCTATCGACCGCTTTGTCGCCATTTGTAGACCTCTACATTACTGTTCCATCATCACTAACAGAGTAGTTTTACTGTTCTGCTTCATTTTTTGGTTGATCACCTCAGTGATTGGTATCGCGATTGCAATCATGGGGGCCAGCCTTCCATACTGTGGACCAAATGAAATCAAGAACTGCTTTTGTTCCCTCACACCCGTAGCCATCTTATCCTGTGTTAACTCCTTCACCACCAGACGTAACGTCTTTAATATCGCTCTAGTCGTCCATCTTCTTCCATTATCTTTCATTATATTCTCCTATGTGTTCATTATATGGAAGATTCACCTAATGGCCGGAGAAAACTGGCAAAAAGTTTTTTATACCTGCACCACTCATGGACTTGTTATTTTTCTGTACTTTGTGCCCAGGTTGGCAGTTTATGCCTACAATCAATTTCAGCTCTTTTCCAACGCCGATGTCAATGTCTTGCTTATCTGCATTTACACATTTGTGCCACATTTTACAAGTCCCATCATCTTCTGCCTGAGAACggaagaaataaaaaatacagtcaAAAAGGTCTTTCA